One stretch of Streptomyces sp. NBC_00443 DNA includes these proteins:
- a CDS encoding ABC transporter ATP-binding protein, with product MSGIRFDSVSVAYDGNVVLDSLDLTVEPGEVMALLGPSGSGKTTALRAVAGFVRPASGRVFLGGQDVTDLPPYRRGIGMVVQQYALFPHMRVEENVAFGLKAQKTPKVTKSEIRTRVAEALEMTGMAAYARRYPRELSGGQQQRVAIARALAIRPGVLLLDEPLSALDARLRSGMLAELARLHRELPDVTILYVTHDQVEALTLADRIAVMDSARLQACGTPRELYRAPANEFTASFVGNANLLPVTVGSGGVAFGGGELKVDTEGAAPGAKATLCVRPHLVGLGDGPNGLSGTVTEIQWRGATHRLYVEVDGHPVIADLRELKDPPAHGDEVTLHFSPDDAVLLAAGVSHG from the coding sequence ATGAGCGGCATCCGCTTCGACTCCGTCAGCGTCGCCTACGACGGCAACGTCGTCCTCGACTCGCTCGACCTCACCGTCGAGCCCGGCGAGGTCATGGCGCTGCTCGGGCCGTCCGGATCCGGCAAGACCACCGCGTTGCGGGCGGTCGCCGGGTTCGTACGGCCCGCCTCCGGGCGGGTGTTCCTCGGCGGACAGGACGTCACCGACCTGCCGCCGTACCGGCGGGGCATCGGGATGGTCGTCCAGCAGTACGCGCTGTTCCCGCACATGCGGGTCGAGGAGAACGTCGCCTTCGGATTGAAGGCGCAGAAGACCCCCAAGGTCACCAAGTCCGAGATCCGCACCCGGGTCGCCGAAGCCCTGGAGATGACGGGCATGGCCGCCTACGCCCGCCGCTACCCGCGCGAGCTGTCCGGCGGCCAGCAGCAGCGCGTCGCCATCGCCCGCGCCCTCGCCATCCGCCCCGGCGTCCTCCTCCTCGACGAACCGCTCTCCGCCCTCGACGCCCGCCTGCGCTCCGGCATGCTCGCCGAACTGGCCCGTCTCCACCGCGAGTTGCCGGACGTGACGATCCTGTACGTCACCCACGACCAGGTCGAGGCCCTCACCCTCGCCGACCGGATCGCGGTGATGGACAGCGCCCGGCTCCAGGCCTGCGGCACCCCGCGGGAGCTGTACCGGGCGCCGGCCAACGAGTTCACCGCGTCCTTTGTCGGAAACGCCAACCTGCTGCCGGTGACGGTCGGTTCGGGCGGCGTCGCCTTCGGCGGCGGCGAACTGAAGGTGGACACGGAGGGCGCGGCGCCGGGTGCGAAGGCGACGCTGTGCGTACGGCCCCACCTCGTCGGCCTCGGCGACGGACCCAACGGGCTCTCCGGGACCGTGACGGAGATCCAGTGGCGCGGCGCCACCCACCGGCTGTACGTCGAGGTCGACGGCCACCCGGTCATAGCGGACCTGCGGGAACTCAAGGACCCGCCCGCCCACGGCGACGAGGTCACCCTGCACTTCTCCCCGGACGACGCGGTACTGCTGGCCGCAGGAGTGAGCCATGGCTGA
- a CDS encoding 2-aminoethylphosphonate ABC transporter permease subunit, translating to MAEVVRRLRAGRGWSRPRGGSRRISKVPRPWLAAVPPVALLSALFLYPLALVVQQSLQPDTGGTSLQPYADVFASHAFREALWTTVWLAVGSTAGCLVLGFVIALVIAFVPFPGARAVARFIDVFLSFPSFLITLALLFIYGTVGMANGLWTDVTGAQDGPFQFLTTPWGVLLAEITYFTPFVVRPLLAAFSQLDTAQLEAASSLGARPLRIIRRVILPEALPALAAGGSLVLVLCLNEFGIVLFTGAKGVTTLPMLVYSKAILESDYPGACVVAVVNVLISVGLYGLYRVVSRRARA from the coding sequence ATGGCTGAGGTCGTTCGTCGGCTGAGGGCGGGCCGTGGCTGGTCGCGCCCGCGCGGCGGCAGCCGCAGAATCAGCAAGGTCCCGCGCCCCTGGTTGGCTGCCGTCCCGCCAGTCGCCTTGCTCTCCGCCCTTTTCCTCTACCCCCTCGCCCTCGTAGTCCAGCAGTCACTCCAGCCCGACACCGGCGGCACGTCCCTCCAGCCGTACGCCGACGTCTTCGCCTCCCACGCCTTCCGCGAGGCGCTGTGGACCACCGTGTGGCTGGCGGTCGGCTCGACCGCCGGATGTCTGGTCCTCGGGTTCGTCATCGCGCTCGTCATCGCCTTCGTGCCCTTCCCCGGGGCACGGGCGGTGGCCCGCTTCATCGACGTCTTCCTGTCCTTCCCGTCCTTCCTGATCACGCTGGCCCTGCTGTTCATCTACGGCACGGTCGGCATGGCCAACGGCCTGTGGACCGACGTCACCGGCGCCCAGGACGGACCCTTCCAGTTCCTCACCACGCCCTGGGGGGTCCTGCTCGCCGAGATCACGTACTTCACGCCGTTCGTCGTACGACCGCTGCTCGCGGCCTTCTCCCAGCTGGACACCGCCCAGCTGGAGGCGGCCAGTTCGCTCGGCGCGCGCCCGCTGCGCATCATCCGCCGGGTGATCCTCCCCGAGGCGCTGCCCGCCCTCGCCGCGGGCGGCAGTCTCGTGCTGGTCCTGTGCCTCAACGAGTTCGGCATCGTCCTGTTCACCGGCGCGAAAGGCGTCACGACCCTGCCGATGCTCGTCTACAGCAAGGCGATCCTGGAGTCCGACTACCCGGGCGCGTGTGTGGTCGCCGTCGTCAACGTCCTGATCTCCGTGGGCCTCTACGGCCTCTACCGGGTGGTGAGCCGCCGTGCTCGTGCATAG
- a CDS encoding ABC transporter permease: protein MLVHSRGAKWAVWALFLVLFLPLFALPLLVVLGASFATNWSSVLPSGFTTGHYSAATRGEALQALTASLVTAAAASLLALVAGTWAALAAAGLKRRYRRVLDALFVLPVAVPSVVVGLAILVAFSQPPFLLNGTRQIVILAHTVLVTAFAYQSVSAALARLDPAYEQAAASLGARPAYVLWRVRLPLLLPSLTAAAGLCFALSMGELSATMMLYPPDWTPLPVLIYAATDRGALFAGSALAVVLMAATLLALFAVSRIRTRASYR from the coding sequence GTGCTCGTGCATAGCCGCGGGGCCAAGTGGGCCGTATGGGCCCTGTTCCTAGTCCTGTTCCTGCCCCTGTTCGCCCTTCCGCTGCTCGTCGTCCTCGGCGCTTCCTTCGCCACCAACTGGTCGAGCGTGCTGCCCTCCGGCTTCACGACCGGCCACTACAGCGCCGCCACCCGCGGCGAGGCCCTCCAGGCCCTCACCGCCAGCCTGGTCACGGCCGCCGCCGCGAGCCTGCTCGCGCTCGTGGCCGGGACCTGGGCGGCCCTCGCGGCGGCCGGGCTGAAGAGGCGGTACCGCAGGGTCCTGGACGCGCTGTTCGTCCTGCCGGTCGCGGTGCCCTCGGTGGTCGTCGGCCTCGCGATCCTGGTGGCGTTCTCCCAGCCGCCGTTCCTGCTCAACGGCACCCGCCAGATCGTGATCCTCGCCCACACCGTCCTGGTCACCGCCTTCGCCTACCAGTCCGTGTCCGCAGCCCTCGCCCGCCTCGACCCCGCGTACGAACAGGCCGCCGCCTCCCTCGGCGCCCGGCCCGCCTACGTGCTGTGGCGGGTCAGGCTCCCCCTCCTGCTGCCGTCCCTCACCGCTGCCGCCGGCCTCTGCTTCGCCCTGTCCATGGGCGAGTTGAGCGCCACGATGATGCTCTACCCGCCCGACTGGACCCCGCTGCCCGTCCTGATCTACGCGGCCACCGACCGCGGCGCCCTCTTCGCCGGCTCCGCCCTCGCGGTGGTCCTGATGGCGGCGACACTGCTCGCGCTGTTCGCCGTCTCCCGCATCCGCACCCGAGCCTCGTACCGCTGA
- a CDS encoding 2-aminoethylphosphonate ABC transporter substrate-binding protein yields MPRNTLKLATALALLAAPALSACGGNSAAADEKVVTVYSADGLKGEHGDGWYDRIFKDFEKQTGIKVEYVEGGSGEMVQRAAREKGNPQADVIVTLPPFIQQADGKGLLQKYAPKGSDQVSGADKAADATWTSVVNNYFGFIYNKKELKQAPATWEELLEGKYKNKLQYSTPGVAGDGTAVLIKAMHDFGGEKPAMDYLRKLQSNNVGPSASTGKLAPKVDKGELLVANGDVQMNFAQSKTMPNLGIWFPAKDGGKPTTFALPYAAGLVTDAPHTENGKKLLDFMLSKDAQKQVSEIGGGFSARQDVKATDANATALAKIIDGVEVFEPDWDDIDKNLTSYVDAWKSATDS; encoded by the coding sequence ATGCCCAGAAACACCCTCAAGCTCGCGACAGCCCTCGCCCTCCTCGCCGCCCCGGCCCTGTCCGCCTGCGGCGGCAACTCCGCAGCCGCCGACGAGAAGGTCGTCACCGTCTACAGCGCCGACGGCCTCAAGGGCGAGCACGGTGACGGCTGGTACGACCGGATCTTCAAGGACTTCGAGAAGCAGACCGGCATCAAGGTCGAGTACGTCGAGGGCGGCTCAGGCGAGATGGTGCAGCGCGCCGCCCGGGAGAAGGGCAACCCGCAGGCCGACGTGATCGTCACGCTCCCGCCGTTCATCCAGCAGGCCGACGGCAAGGGCCTGCTGCAGAAGTACGCCCCGAAGGGCTCCGACCAGGTCAGCGGCGCCGACAAGGCCGCCGACGCGACCTGGACCTCGGTCGTGAACAACTACTTCGGGTTCATCTACAACAAGAAGGAGCTGAAGCAGGCGCCCGCCACGTGGGAGGAGCTGCTGGAGGGCAAGTACAAGAACAAGCTCCAATACTCCACCCCGGGCGTCGCCGGCGACGGAACGGCCGTGCTCATCAAGGCCATGCACGACTTCGGCGGCGAGAAGCCCGCCATGGACTACCTCCGCAAGCTCCAGTCCAACAACGTCGGACCCTCCGCCTCCACCGGCAAGCTCGCACCCAAGGTCGACAAGGGTGAACTGCTCGTCGCCAACGGTGACGTCCAGATGAACTTCGCCCAGTCCAAGACCATGCCGAACCTCGGCATCTGGTTCCCTGCGAAGGACGGCGGCAAGCCCACCACCTTCGCCCTGCCCTACGCCGCCGGTCTCGTCACCGACGCCCCCCACACCGAGAACGGCAAGAAGCTCCTCGACTTCATGCTGAGCAAGGACGCCCAGAAGCAGGTCAGCGAGATCGGCGGCGGCTTCAGCGCCCGCCAGGACGTCAAGGCCACCGACGCCAACGCCACCGCGCTCGCCAAGATCATCGACGGCGTCGAGGTCTTCGAGCCCGACTGGGACGACATCGACAAGAACCTGACGTCGTACGTCGACGCCTGGAAGTCGGCCACCGACAGCTGA
- a CDS encoding alkaline phosphatase family protein produces MTSHLSRRTVLTTTTATAATLALGASTAPGAHALPTLPNGTSKDKVLVIGMDGLRHDRIDAASAPHLKAMMSEGTYGTSLLYSGPMAATSSGPGWSTIATGVWPDKHGVKDNTFVGKNYARYPGFLARLAQVRPALSTYAAVDWKPLDTQGTVTPGADAKLVLDGDADGYTGHDATIAAETEALLRDQNPDVLFVYFGQSDIVGHNQGAGSQAYLDQIAVQDAFVGRLRAAVKARPSYASERWTVIVATDHGHTDPGGHGGSSIEERRTFVLATGPGIAAGARPIDTRLVDVVPTVLKQLGIPVDPAWGLDGKPVQERSGDPFDALTLATRTDETGIPSTVRGYTHTPPSGWSVINNAMGTGGMTEWRGWAFATDEFWSRTQRDQWRELNVRARGVFAVADSDEWADKSFSGTYDSTLVTPAYDVTGKTKVRLDFTTLYRQEGSQTAQILASFNGGTPTVVKSYTSDVVSQPQSVSVDVPSGAASVSFRFRYTGSNNWYWVIDGVRISQS; encoded by the coding sequence GTGACGTCACACCTGTCCCGCCGCACCGTCCTCACCACCACCACGGCGACCGCCGCCACCCTGGCACTCGGCGCCTCCACCGCGCCCGGCGCGCACGCCCTGCCCACGCTCCCGAACGGCACCAGCAAGGACAAGGTGCTCGTCATCGGCATGGACGGCCTGCGGCACGACCGCATCGACGCGGCCAGCGCCCCGCACCTGAAGGCCATGATGAGCGAGGGCACGTACGGCACCTCGCTGCTGTACTCGGGCCCGATGGCCGCGACGTCCTCGGGCCCCGGCTGGTCCACCATCGCCACCGGCGTGTGGCCCGACAAGCATGGCGTGAAGGACAACACCTTCGTCGGCAAGAACTACGCCCGCTACCCCGGCTTCCTCGCCCGCCTCGCCCAGGTCCGGCCCGCCCTGTCCACCTACGCCGCCGTCGACTGGAAGCCCTTGGACACCCAGGGCACCGTCACCCCCGGCGCGGACGCGAAGCTGGTCCTCGACGGCGACGCCGACGGCTACACCGGGCACGACGCCACCATCGCCGCCGAGACCGAGGCGCTCCTGCGCGACCAGAACCCGGACGTCCTGTTCGTCTACTTCGGCCAGTCCGACATCGTGGGCCACAACCAGGGCGCGGGCAGCCAGGCCTACCTCGACCAGATCGCGGTCCAGGACGCGTTCGTCGGCCGGCTGCGCGCCGCGGTCAAGGCCCGGCCCAGTTACGCCTCCGAGCGCTGGACGGTCATCGTCGCCACCGACCACGGCCACACGGACCCGGGCGGCCACGGCGGGTCCTCGATCGAGGAGCGGCGCACGTTCGTGCTTGCCACCGGCCCGGGCATCGCAGCCGGCGCCCGCCCGATCGACACGCGGCTCGTCGACGTCGTCCCCACCGTCCTCAAGCAGCTCGGCATCCCCGTCGACCCCGCCTGGGGCCTGGACGGCAAGCCGGTCCAGGAGCGCTCCGGCGACCCCTTCGACGCGCTCACCCTGGCCACCCGCACGGACGAGACGGGCATCCCGTCGACCGTCCGCGGCTACACGCACACCCCGCCGAGCGGCTGGTCCGTCATCAACAACGCCATGGGCACCGGCGGCATGACCGAGTGGCGCGGCTGGGCGTTCGCCACCGACGAGTTCTGGTCCCGCACCCAGCGTGACCAGTGGCGTGAGCTCAACGTCCGCGCCCGCGGCGTCTTCGCGGTCGCCGACTCCGACGAGTGGGCCGACAAGAGCTTCTCCGGCACGTACGACTCGACCCTGGTCACCCCGGCGTACGACGTCACCGGGAAGACGAAGGTGCGGCTGGACTTCACGACCCTCTACCGGCAGGAGGGCTCCCAGACGGCCCAGATCCTCGCGTCCTTCAACGGCGGCACGCCCACCGTCGTCAAGAGCTACACCTCCGACGTCGTCTCGCAGCCGCAGTCCGTTTCCGTCGACGTCCCCTCCGGGGCCGCCAGCGTGAGCTTCCGGTTCCGCTACACCGGGTCCAACAACTGGTACTGGGTGATCGACGGGGTCAGGATCAGCCAGTCCTGA
- a CDS encoding HAD-IIA family hydrolase, whose amino-acid sequence MADRKPIESWLTDMDGVLIHEGVPISGADAFIKRLRESGKPFLVLTNNSMYTPRDLHARLNRMGLEVPIENIWTSALATAKFLDVQRPGGSAYVIGEAGLTTALHDIGYILTDHDPDYVVLGETRTYSFEAMTKAVRLINAGARFICTNPDETGPSTEGPLPATGAVAALITKATGKQPYFAGKPNPLMMRTGLNAIGAHSESSAMIGDRMDTDVLAGMEAGMQTFLVLTGLTRPEQVENFPYRPSKVVDSIADLVDRI is encoded by the coding sequence ATGGCAGACCGCAAGCCCATCGAGTCCTGGCTCACCGACATGGACGGTGTGCTCATCCACGAGGGTGTGCCGATTTCCGGCGCCGACGCCTTCATCAAGAGGCTGCGCGAGTCCGGCAAGCCCTTCCTCGTCCTCACCAACAACTCGATGTACACCCCGCGCGACCTGCACGCCCGGCTGAACCGCATGGGCCTGGAAGTGCCGATCGAGAACATCTGGACCTCGGCGCTGGCCACCGCCAAATTCCTCGACGTCCAGCGCCCGGGCGGTTCGGCGTACGTCATCGGCGAGGCGGGCCTGACCACCGCGCTGCACGACATCGGGTACATCCTCACCGACCACGACCCGGACTACGTCGTCCTCGGCGAGACCCGCACCTACTCCTTCGAGGCCATGACCAAGGCGGTCCGGCTGATCAACGCCGGCGCCCGTTTCATCTGCACCAACCCCGACGAGACGGGTCCGTCGACCGAGGGCCCGCTGCCCGCGACCGGCGCCGTCGCCGCGCTGATCACCAAGGCGACCGGCAAGCAGCCGTACTTCGCGGGCAAGCCGAACCCGCTGATGATGCGGACCGGCCTGAACGCCATCGGGGCGCACTCCGAGTCCAGTGCCATGATCGGCGACCGCATGGACACCGACGTGCTGGCCGGCATGGAGGCCGGGATGCAGACGTTCCTGGTGCTCACCGGGCTGACCCGGCCCGAGCAGGTGGAGAACTTCCCGTACCGGCCCTCCAAGGTCGTCGACTCCATCGCGGACCTCGTCGACCGGATCTGA
- a CDS encoding class F sortase, whose protein sequence is MSEHERPAYGGRLLMGVAWTVLLLGLWLWGREVTDVQQGISAPVAGDVAAVGRPPQVDLPSAARPLGDALPQRLDIPGLGIQAPVVARGLDRHGAIDPPPYVQAGDVGWYAAGVKPGAVGAALMVGHVDTESRPAVFHRLRALKPGATVRVLRDDGKVAEFTVDDVDIVPRDRFDAHQAYGTHHQGRAELRLLTCGGTFDRTTRTYTANVIVSAYLTGTGL, encoded by the coding sequence ATGTCCGAGCACGAACGCCCTGCCTACGGGGGCCGCCTGCTCATGGGCGTGGCCTGGACCGTGCTGCTGCTCGGACTGTGGCTCTGGGGGCGCGAGGTCACCGACGTACAACAGGGCATCTCCGCGCCCGTGGCCGGCGACGTCGCCGCGGTCGGCCGGCCGCCGCAGGTGGACCTGCCGTCCGCCGCACGCCCGCTGGGCGACGCGCTGCCGCAACGCCTCGACATTCCCGGGCTCGGCATCCAGGCACCCGTCGTCGCCCGGGGCCTCGACCGCCACGGCGCCATCGACCCACCGCCCTACGTCCAGGCCGGCGACGTCGGCTGGTACGCGGCGGGGGTGAAGCCCGGAGCCGTCGGGGCCGCGCTGATGGTGGGTCACGTCGACACCGAGAGCCGCCCGGCCGTGTTCCACCGCCTCCGTGCGCTGAAGCCGGGCGCGACGGTGCGGGTGCTCCGCGACGACGGCAAGGTCGCCGAGTTCACCGTGGACGACGTCGACATCGTCCCCCGCGACCGCTTCGACGCGCACCAGGCCTACGGCACCCACCACCAGGGTCGCGCCGAACTGCGCCTGCTCACCTGCGGCGGCACCTTCGACCGAACGACCCGCACCTACACGGCGAACGTGATCGTGTCGGCGTATCTCACGGGGACGGGGCTGTGA
- a CDS encoding GAF and ANTAR domain-containing protein, producing the protein MHRSTREIRLAEALVESADTLVDGFEAAHYLSGVADHCVGLLAARGAGFMLIDDGRAVSLAAGGADREIALELLRAQYGGGPCLDSYSSGRAVPPVSLGAARTDSRWPEFTERALAHGIVTTYAVPLRRRDLLLGALNVFGADRTDGSPSEDGTTLRLAQLIADCAALGLENNTTYVQCRTLAGQLQQALSSRVRIEQAKGMLSERWHTPADHAFVAMRQYARRRRLPLDRVAQEVIDRVADDAELRRQAGLADDEGRA; encoded by the coding sequence ATGCACCGGAGCACCCGGGAGATCCGGCTGGCGGAGGCGTTGGTGGAGTCGGCGGACACGCTCGTCGACGGCTTCGAGGCCGCGCACTACTTATCGGGCGTCGCCGACCACTGTGTGGGGCTGCTGGCCGCGCGGGGCGCGGGGTTCATGCTGATCGACGACGGGCGGGCGGTGTCGCTGGCGGCGGGCGGCGCGGACCGGGAGATCGCCCTGGAGCTGCTGCGGGCCCAGTACGGCGGCGGGCCCTGTCTGGACAGTTACAGCTCCGGGCGAGCGGTGCCGCCGGTCTCGCTCGGGGCGGCCCGGACGGACTCCCGCTGGCCCGAGTTCACGGAGCGGGCGCTCGCCCACGGCATCGTCACGACGTACGCGGTCCCGCTGCGCCGCCGGGACCTGCTGCTCGGCGCGCTCAACGTCTTCGGCGCCGACCGCACCGACGGCTCCCCGTCCGAGGACGGTACGACGCTGCGGCTGGCCCAGCTCATCGCCGACTGCGCGGCCCTGGGCCTGGAGAACAACACGACGTACGTCCAGTGCCGCACCCTCGCCGGTCAGTTGCAGCAGGCGCTGTCCAGCAGGGTGCGCATCGAGCAGGCCAAGGGCATGCTCTCCGAGCGCTGGCACACTCCCGCCGACCACGCCTTCGTGGCGATGCGGCAGTACGCGCGCCGGCGCCGGCTGCCGCTGGACCGGGTCGCGCAGGAGGTCATCGACCGGGTCGCGGACGACGCCGAACTGCGCCGGCAGGCGGGGCTTGCGGACGACGAGGGACGCGCGTAG